In one window of Mesoplodon densirostris isolate mMesDen1 chromosome 4, mMesDen1 primary haplotype, whole genome shotgun sequence DNA:
- the SELENOS gene encoding selenoprotein S, with product MATMERDGDQLSTRPALETEGLRFLHVTVGSLLATYGWYIVFSFIVLYVVFQKLSTRLRALRQRQLDRAAAALEPDIVVKRQEALAAARLKMQDELNAQVEKHKEKLRQLEEEKRRQKIEMWDSMQEGKSYKGNTRKPQEEDSPGPSTSSVIPKRKSDRKPLRRGGYNPLSGEGGGACSWRPGRRGPSSGG from the exons ATGGCGACCATGGAGCGGGACGGGGATCAGCTGTCCACGCGGCCAGCCCTAGAGACCGAGGGGCTGCGCTTCCTTCACGTCACGG tggGCTCCCTGCTGGCTACCTATGGCTGGTACATCGTCTTCAGCTTCATTGTTCTCTACGTGGTCTTTCAGAAGCTCTCCACCCGGCTGAGGGCCTTGAGGCAGAGGCAGCTGGATCGAGCTGCCGCTGCTCTGG AACCTGATATTGTTGTTAAACGACAGGAGGCTTTAGCAGCTGCTCGTTTGAAAATGCAAGATGAATTAAATGCACAAGTTGAAAAGCATAAGGAGAAACTAAGACAG cttgaagaagaaaaaaggagacaGAAGATTGAAATGTGGGATAGCATGCAAGAAGGAAAAAGTTACAAAGGAAATACAAGAAAGCCTCAG GAAGAAGACAGTCCTGGGCCTTCTACTTCATCAGTTATCCCAAAACGAAAATCTGACAGAAAGCCCTTGCGGCGAGGAG GTTACAACCCTTTGTCTGGTGAAGGAGGTGGAGCCTGCTCCTGGAGACCTGGACGCAGAGGTCCAtcgtctggtggatga